ACCTTCAAGGTACCATCAGGGTCTCCGGCGCCTGGGCTCTTTATCCGATGATGGTCAAGTGGGCCGAGGAGTTCAGAAAACTGCACCCCAAGGTCAGAATCGACGTTTCCGCCGGCGGGGCCGGCAAGGGGGCCGCGGATACACTGACAGGAATGGTGGATATCGGAATGGTCTCCCGAGAGATCAGGCAGGAGGAAACCAGGCAGGGTCTCTTCGGGGTTCCCGTTGTCAAGGATGCTGTTTTCCCAACGATCAACGGCAACAACCCGGTCCTGGCCACCCTGATGAAAAAGGGCATCAAGAAGAGCGTCTTCACGGATCTGTGGATTATGGGAAAACCCCTCACCTGGGGATCCGTTGCGGGACAAGCCGTTCCGACAAGGATTCAGGTATACACCCGGTCCGATTCCTGCGGTGCTGCCGAGACCTGGGCGAAATATCTGGGGAAAAAACAGGAAGACCTCAAGGGAGTTGCCGTTTACGGAGATCCGGGCGTTGCAGAAGCGATCCGGAGGGATCCTGCCGGGATTGGTTATAACAACCTGAATTATGCCTATGACATGCGAACGGGCAGGCCCGTTGCCGGTCTCCAGATTGCTCCCATCGATGTCAACGAGAATGGCCGGGTGGATCCCGGCGAGCGACTGATGTCGAAGCATGATGCCATCCAGGCCGTCCTTGCGGGGCGATATCCCTCGCCCCCGGCCCGCGATCTGTATCTCGTCGCCAAGGGTAACTTCAAGGGGACGTCTCTGGCTTTCGTTCGCTGGATTCTGACGGATGGTCAGCGGTACGCGGAGGAGGTTGGCTATCTGAAGGTTACGCCGGGCCAAGTCAAGGAGTCTCTGAAGAAGGTGAGATAGATGAATGTGCTGAAAAGGCGCCGCCTCCTGGATGCATTCTCCGGTGCCTCCATGCGGTTTCCTCTTCTTTTCGTCCATGTCCTGTTTCTTGCCATCGGGGTGGGGCTGTTTTTGAAGGCCTGGCCCCTTCTGGCGGAGGTTCCCATCGGGGCCATCCTGGGATCCGAGTCCTGGCATCCCCTGAGAGGCGACTTCGGGCTGTATCCTTTTATCATGGGAACTCTGGCGGTCACGGCACTGGCTATGGCCATATCAATTCCCGTCTGCCTGTTGAGCGCCGTCTATCTGTCCGAGTATGCCGGAACCCGGATCCGGGAGTCCGTCCGATTGGCGGTCGATATCCTGGCGGGCATCCCATCGGTTATTTACGGCCTCTGCGGCATCCTCGTCATTGTTCCCCTGGTGCGCGAACTGGGAGAGGCAATCGGGATCCAGACCACCGGCTACAGTCTTCTTGCCGGGGGGATCATACTGGCCATCATGGTTGCGCCGTTCATCATTGCGCTTACGGTTGAGGTCTTCCGGACCATTCCGATCGAAGCCCGGGAAAGCGCCCTCGCCCTGGGAACGACGAGATGGGAAATGGTCCATCACGTTCTGCTCCGCCATGCCCGCCGGGGGGTCATGGCGGCAGTCGTCCTGGGATTCTCCAGGGCGTTCGGCGAGACGATGGCGGTTCTCATGGTCGTGGGCAATGTTCCGCAGGTACCCGGTTCCCTGTTTGACCCCGCGTATCCTCTGCCGGCTCTCATCGCCAACAACTATGGAGAGATGATGTCCATTCCTCTCTACGACGCAGCTCTCATGCTGGCCGCCTTCATCCTTTTGCTCGTTGTGAGCGTGTTCAGCCTGGGAGCGCATTTCACCCTGCTTCGCATCGGGCGGTTCGGGGTCTGAAGGCAATGGGATCCCGGAAATTTACGGAAAACCTGTTCAAGGTCCTGATGCTGCTTTCCCTGGTTCTGATCCTTTCCACCCTGGTGGGCATCATGGCCGTCATCGTCGTGAAGGGCTGGAACGCCATGAGCCTTTCCATGCTGATCGAAACGCCGCAGGGCGGGTATTACCTGGGCCAGGGGGGGGGAGTTGCCAATGCCATCGTCGGTTCCCTGTACCTGGCTTTCGGGGCGTCGATCCTGGCAATGCTGATCAGCCTCCCCGCGGCGTTCGCTCTCCAGCGGGAATACACGAACAGGCGTTTTGCCGATGCAACCCGCTTCGTCCTGGACATCCTGTGGGGTACGCCCTCCATTGTCTACGGTGCTTTTGGCTTTACCCTCATGGTTTATCTCGGGCTGCGGGCCTCCCTGCTGGGAGGGATCATTGTGCTCACAATGCTGATGCTGCCCATTATGATCCGGTCCATGGAGGAGGTGATCCGCATGGTCCCGCCGGAACTCAAGGAGATCGCCTATGCCCTGGGAACGACGCGGCTGGAGACCACCTTTGCGGTCGTGTTTCGGCAGGCTTTGCCCGGCATGATCACAGCGGTCCTCCTGGCCTTCGGACGTGGGATCGGCGACGCCGCATCGATCCTTTTCACAGCGGGATACACGGACGAGATCCCCTCGTCTCTCCTCGATCCAGTCGCCTCCCTCCCCCTGGCCGTCTTTTTCCAGGTGGGGACACCGATCCCGGAGGTTCAGGAACGGGCCTATGCGGCGGCCCTGATTCTCCTGGCAATCGTCCTGCTGGTCAACATCGCGTCGCGCCTGCTGGGGCGGCGTTTTTCAAAGAACATTATCCGTTAGAGGCCTAAATGTCCCACATCCGTATCCGTAACCTGAGCATATCCTACGGCGGCCACCGTGTGCTCCAGGATATCTCCCTGGACATCCCGGACCGCCAAATCATTGCCATTATCGGCCCTTCCGGCTGTGGGAAAACCACCCTTCTGAAGAGTCTGAATCGCCTTCTTGACCTTTACGACAGCGTTACGGTAGAGGGGGACGTCCTTATCGACGGGCTCAACATTTATGACCGGCAGGCCGATCTCCTGGCCCTGCGCAAGAAGGTGGGATTTCTCTCCCAGCGGCCATATCCTCTGCCCATGTCGATCTACGATAACATTGCCTTCGGACCCCGGATCCATCGGGTGGGGGGAGCGCAGATCCGCAAGCGGATCGAGGAACTGGAGAGAAGCCGGGAGCTTCTGCTGGGTAACTCCATGGAAGGAGAGCGGTCCACAGCCCGCAAGAAGAGAGGGAATTCCCTGGACCGCCTGGTTGAATACTACCTCAATCTGGCGGGACTCTGGGACGAGGTGAAGGATCGCCTTCATGCACCGGCGTCCCGTCTGTCCATCGGGCAGCAGCAGCGCCTGGCATTGGCACGGGCCATCGCCGTTGATCCGGAGGTCATCCTGGCTGATGAGCCGACATCGGCGCTGGACCCGGTGTCGGCGCGGCTGGTGGAGAAGCAGTTCCAGTTCCTGAAAAAGGATTATACGATTGTTGTGGTTACTCATATCCTCCGACAGGCCAGGCGAATGGCGGACTACATCGTATTTCTCTACATGGGCGAGCTTGTAGAGCACGGGCCTGCTGCCGAGTTCTTCAACGCGCCGCGGGATGAGAGGACCCGGGCCTACATCAGTGGTGAGATCAGCTGAAATGCCTTCCTACAGTCTATCGTATTTAAAACAGCTCGAATCGGAATCCATGTACATCATGCGGGAAGTGGCGGCGGAGTTCAAGAACCC
The sequence above is drawn from the Syntrophaceae bacterium genome and encodes:
- a CDS encoding phosphate ABC transporter substrate-binding protein is translated as MAMVLGSLEGRAAERGPAVGKAPATVDLQGTIRVSGAWALYPMMVKWAEEFRKLHPKVRIDVSAGGAGKGAADTLTGMVDIGMVSREIRQEETRQGLFGVPVVKDAVFPTINGNNPVLATLMKKGIKKSVFTDLWIMGKPLTWGSVAGQAVPTRIQVYTRSDSCGAAETWAKYLGKKQEDLKGVAVYGDPGVAEAIRRDPAGIGYNNLNYAYDMRTGRPVAGLQIAPIDVNENGRVDPGERLMSKHDAIQAVLAGRYPSPPARDLYLVAKGNFKGTSLAFVRWILTDGQRYAEEVGYLKVTPGQVKESLKKVR
- the pstC gene encoding phosphate ABC transporter permease subunit PstC, with protein sequence MRFPLLFVHVLFLAIGVGLFLKAWPLLAEVPIGAILGSESWHPLRGDFGLYPFIMGTLAVTALAMAISIPVCLLSAVYLSEYAGTRIRESVRLAVDILAGIPSVIYGLCGILVIVPLVRELGEAIGIQTTGYSLLAGGIILAIMVAPFIIALTVEVFRTIPIEARESALALGTTRWEMVHHVLLRHARRGVMAAVVLGFSRAFGETMAVLMVVGNVPQVPGSLFDPAYPLPALIANNYGEMMSIPLYDAALMLAAFILLLVVSVFSLGAHFTLLRIGRFGV
- the pstA gene encoding phosphate ABC transporter permease PstA, yielding MGSRKFTENLFKVLMLLSLVLILSTLVGIMAVIVVKGWNAMSLSMLIETPQGGYYLGQGGGVANAIVGSLYLAFGASILAMLISLPAAFALQREYTNRRFADATRFVLDILWGTPSIVYGAFGFTLMVYLGLRASLLGGIIVLTMLMLPIMIRSMEEVIRMVPPELKEIAYALGTTRLETTFAVVFRQALPGMITAVLLAFGRGIGDAASILFTAGYTDEIPSSLLDPVASLPLAVFFQVGTPIPEVQERAYAAALILLAIVLLVNIASRLLGRRFSKNIIR
- a CDS encoding phosphate ABC transporter ATP-binding protein; the encoded protein is MSHIRIRNLSISYGGHRVLQDISLDIPDRQIIAIIGPSGCGKTTLLKSLNRLLDLYDSVTVEGDVLIDGLNIYDRQADLLALRKKVGFLSQRPYPLPMSIYDNIAFGPRIHRVGGAQIRKRIEELERSRELLLGNSMEGERSTARKKRGNSLDRLVEYYLNLAGLWDEVKDRLHAPASRLSIGQQQRLALARAIAVDPEVILADEPTSALDPVSARLVEKQFQFLKKDYTIVVVTHILRQARRMADYIVFLYMGELVEHGPAAEFFNAPRDERTRAYISGEIS